A stretch of Lactuca sativa cultivar Salinas chromosome 6, Lsat_Salinas_v11, whole genome shotgun sequence DNA encodes these proteins:
- the LOC111881935 gene encoding early light-induced protein 1, chloroplastic yields MATSSIFMATPITLLKKTPTFSVKCMSQTPQSGEPEVSKPATTPTLPQINIPPPPPPAPKVSTKFSDVLAFSGPAPERINGRLAMIGFVSAMAVELSSGQDVFTQIGNGGVAVFVGTSVVLTLASLVPLFKGVSVQSKSSGLMTSDAELWNGRVAMLGLVALAFTEYVKGSALV; encoded by the coding sequence ATGGCTACTTCTTCAATCTTCATGGCAACTCCCATCACACTCCTCAAGAAAACTCCCACCTTCTCCGTCAAATGTATGTCACAAACACCTCAAAGCGGTGAACCGGAGGTTTCAAAACCAGCAACCACCCCAACACTACCACAGATCAACATTCCTCCTCCTCCGCCACCTGCTCCAAAGGTCAGCACGAAGTTCTCTGACGTGTTGGCGTTTAGTGGACCTGCACCGGAGAGGATCAACGGAAGGTTAGCCATGATAGGGTTTGTGTCGGCGATGGCTGTGGAACTGAGCAGCGGTCAAGACGTGTTCACCCAGATCGGCAACGGCGGTGTTGCGGTGTTTGTCGGGACAAGTGTGGTGTTGACGTTGGCGTCGTTGGTGCCGTTGTTTAAAGGAGTGAGCGTGCAGTCGAAGTCGAGTGGACTGATGACATCAGATGCAGAGCTTTGGAATGGGCGGGTTGCGATGTTGGGTCTGGTGGCTTTGGCTTTTACTGAATATGTTAAAGGCAGTGCCCTTGTCTAG